A portion of the Flavobacterium limnophilum genome contains these proteins:
- a CDS encoding glycosyltransferase family 4 protein → MKIQYDHQIFTQQQFGGISRYFYELIKRFEGTENSCDVALLLSNNAYYNQDVNPKLRPFFPNSNSRITSKIFRTVNQQISSYVEKKGDFDVFHPTYYDDSFIEKIKKKPFVVTFYDMIHEKFSNQYENLKSDTQIFDSKKRLLKHSSKVIAISETTKNDIIEIFNIEPSKIEVVYLGNSLQNFNIGDYRLVADNYVLFVGNRGIYKNFDFFVTTIAQMLIDADLKLICAGGGDFSPQELFLIQSLKLEKRVFFKKIINDDVLANYYAHALFFCFPSLYEGFGIPVLESFACGCPALLSNGGSLPEVGGDAALYFDPTNAESLAKSVAELINNEFLRQNLKEKGLERLKQFSWDTTFLETVEVYQSVK, encoded by the coding sequence ATGAAAATACAATACGATCATCAAATATTTACCCAACAACAATTTGGAGGCATTTCAAGATATTTTTACGAATTAATTAAAAGATTTGAAGGTACTGAAAACAGCTGTGACGTGGCATTGCTTTTGTCCAATAATGCTTATTACAACCAAGATGTAAATCCAAAATTAAGACCTTTTTTTCCTAATTCGAATTCAAGGATAACAAGTAAAATTTTTCGTACGGTCAATCAGCAAATCAGCAGCTATGTAGAAAAAAAGGGAGATTTTGATGTTTTTCATCCTACCTATTATGATGATTCTTTTATAGAAAAGATAAAAAAGAAACCTTTTGTGGTTACTTTTTATGATATGATACACGAGAAGTTCTCTAATCAGTATGAGAATTTGAAATCGGACACCCAGATATTTGACAGCAAGAAACGGTTATTGAAACATTCGAGCAAAGTAATTGCCATATCCGAAACTACTAAAAATGATATTATTGAAATTTTCAATATAGAGCCGTCAAAAATAGAAGTAGTTTATTTGGGTAATTCCTTGCAAAATTTTAATATAGGTGATTATCGTTTGGTAGCGGATAATTATGTTTTGTTTGTTGGAAATAGAGGGATTTATAAAAATTTTGATTTTTTTGTTACGACTATAGCCCAGATGTTAATTGATGCTGATTTAAAATTAATTTGTGCTGGTGGAGGTGATTTTTCGCCTCAGGAATTATTTTTAATACAATCGTTGAAACTAGAAAAGCGTGTTTTTTTCAAGAAAATAATTAATGATGATGTGTTGGCTAATTATTATGCACATGCTTTATTCTTTTGTTTTCCCAGTTTGTACGAAGGGTTTGGGATTCCTGTGTTAGAGTCTTTTGCTTGCGGTTGTCCTGCACTTTTGAGTAATGGAGGTTCATTACCCGAAGTTGGTGGAGATGCAGCCCTCTATTTTGATCCAACCAATGCTGAGTCTTTGGCTAAATCTGTGGCTGAATTAATTAACAACGAATTCTTGCGACAAAATCTAAAAGAAAAAGGATTAGAACGATTGAAACAATTTTCGTGGGATACTACGTTTCTAGAAACAGTAGAAGTGTATCAGTCGGTTAAATAA
- a CDS encoding GDP-mannose 4,6-dehydratase: MEEINVKTAFITGVSGQDGAYLSKLLLMKGYRVIGITRSRHEENLENLKKLGIDNEVIIQECDLLDISSIISFINTYKPDEMYNLAAQSSVGLSFKQPIGTINFNIISVLNLLEAIRIIKPDVRLYQASSSEMYGKVSNLPVTINTPMHPLSPYAISKASAHWIVVNYRESYGLFACNGVLFNHESFLRSNGFFVKKVLQETVRNKDNSEWVLRVGSIDIKRDFGFSPNYVEAMWLMLQADNADDFIICSGKSITLRSIIEYVFEKLGVSKDKLVIDSDFMRPTDIEDIYGDNSPAKRILGWQYDLDFYQVLDILIEDELTLFTQNKSC, encoded by the coding sequence ATGGAAGAAATAAATGTGAAAACAGCTTTTATAACTGGAGTTAGTGGTCAGGATGGTGCTTATCTTTCTAAATTGCTATTAATGAAAGGGTATAGAGTTATTGGAATAACAAGAAGTCGTCATGAAGAAAACTTAGAAAACCTTAAAAAGCTAGGTATTGATAATGAGGTAATTATTCAGGAATGCGATTTGCTTGATATCTCTAGTATAATCAGTTTTATCAATACTTATAAACCTGATGAAATGTATAATTTGGCAGCACAGAGTTCAGTAGGGCTGTCGTTTAAACAACCTATAGGTACTATCAATTTTAATATTATTTCAGTACTTAACTTATTAGAAGCCATTCGGATTATAAAACCCGACGTTCGATTATATCAGGCATCGAGTAGTGAAATGTATGGTAAAGTATCTAATTTACCGGTTACTATAAATACTCCAATGCACCCATTGAGTCCCTATGCCATATCCAAAGCTTCTGCACATTGGATTGTTGTCAATTATCGTGAATCGTATGGCTTGTTCGCTTGTAATGGTGTTTTGTTTAATCATGAATCTTTTTTGAGATCTAATGGTTTTTTTGTTAAAAAGGTTTTACAAGAAACTGTTCGGAACAAGGATAATTCTGAGTGGGTTTTGAGGGTTGGCAGCATTGACATTAAAAGGGATTTTGGTTTTTCACCGAATTATGTTGAGGCTATGTGGTTGATGTTGCAAGCTGACAACGCCGATGATTTTATTATTTGTTCAGGTAAGAGCATAACATTGCGATCCATTATTGAATATGTTTTTGAGAAACTCGGAGTTTCAAAAGATAAATTAGTAATCGATAGTGATTTTATGCGACCAACAGATATTGAAGATATTTATGGAGACAATTCTCCAGCCAAGAGAATATTAGGTTGGCAATATGATCTTGATTTTTATCAGGTTTTGGATATTTTGATCGAAGATGAATTAACTTTGTTTACGCAAAATAAATCTTGTTAA
- a CDS encoding glycosyltransferase family 2 protein, giving the protein MKRTKFPLISIITVSYNAVSSIEETILSVINQDFADYEYIIIDGGSTDGTVDIIKKYQDKITLWISEPDKGIYDAMNKGINVAKGEWCYFMNAGDYFYDLKLLANVNEKLKETEYSVVVGKVALYDKSSNVSKYFPEFKNDIIDYKPRYLFNSHLCHQALLVRTLTYRSVGCFNLDYKFFSDFNTVYTIIANEKRFEKIDLVIAKYNLDGVSANYKSAIKLFLESEIILKKCGDTSSRCLYYLRFMHIVLYYLKCFFLNKIK; this is encoded by the coding sequence ATGAAAAGAACTAAATTCCCTCTAATTTCAATAATTACAGTTTCGTACAATGCAGTGAGTAGTATTGAAGAAACCATTTTGAGTGTCATTAATCAGGATTTTGCTGATTATGAATATATTATTATTGATGGTGGTAGTACTGACGGCACTGTTGATATTATAAAAAAATATCAAGACAAAATTACGCTTTGGATTTCGGAACCTGATAAAGGAATTTATGATGCTATGAATAAAGGGATTAATGTAGCTAAAGGAGAATGGTGTTATTTTATGAATGCTGGAGATTATTTTTATGATTTGAAGTTGTTGGCTAATGTTAATGAAAAATTAAAGGAGACGGAATATTCAGTTGTAGTGGGCAAGGTTGCCCTTTACGATAAAAGCAGTAATGTCTCGAAATATTTTCCTGAATTTAAGAACGATATTATTGATTATAAACCTAGATATTTATTTAATAGCCATTTATGTCATCAGGCTCTATTGGTGAGAACGTTAACGTATAGATCTGTCGGGTGTTTTAATTTGGATTATAAGTTTTTTTCTGATTTTAATACTGTTTATACAATAATAGCTAATGAAAAGAGGTTTGAAAAAATCGATTTAGTAATTGCAAAATATAATTTAGACGGAGTTTCAGCAAATTATAAAAGTGCCATTAAATTATTTTTGGAATCAGAAATAATATTGAAAAAATGCGGTGACACGTCATCTAGGTGTCTTTATTATTTGAGATTTATGCATATTGTCCTTTATTATCTTAAATGTTTTTTTCTAAATAAGATCAAATAA